TTACGACTACCAAAGATGTTTACGAATGTAGATTTTTAACAGTAGCGACAGGTTATTACGGTCAACATAATCAATTAGAAGTTGAAGGTGCTGAATTGCCTAAAGTCAAGCATTATTTCAAAGAAGCACACCCATATTTTAATCAAGACGTAGTCATTATAGGTGGCAAAAACTCAGCTGTTGATGCTGCGTTAGAATTAGAAAAGGCGGGGGCAAACGTTACTGTTATTTATCGTGGCAATGAATATCCAAAAGCAATAAAACCATGGATATTACCAAATTTCGAATCATTAGTACGTAATGAAAAAATAGAGATGCTATTTGATACTGATGTCGTAAAAGTAACAGAAGAAACAGTAGTATATGAACAAAATGGACAAACGTATGAAATTTCGAATGATTATGTATTTGCCATGATTGGTTATCATCCAGATTATGATTTCTTAGAATCAATCGGCATTGAAATCAATACGAATGACTATGGTACTGCGCCTGTTTATAATAAAGAGACATACGAAACGAATATCGAAAATTGTTTCATTGCTGGCGTTATTGCCGCTGGTAATGATGCTAATACGATTTTTATAGAAAATGGTAAGTATCATGGTGGTATAATTACACAAAGTATACTATCTAAAAAGCAAACACCGCTCGAAACATAAAAAAAGATTGTGTCTTTTATAGACACAATCTTTTTTATAGTTGGGACTCAAAATATGTTTTTAACTGTCGCGCAGTTAGTTGATTACTTAGTCCTACTAATAATTTTAAGCGTGCTTTGGGTCCATTCAAGCCATTTGAGAATATAACACCCTTTTCTGCTAATGTTACACCTCCGCCTTCGTATGCATAAATAGGACCTACAATGCCATTAAATGATCTAGATACTAAAACAATAGGTATATTTTTATTTAAGCAAGCTTGCAATCCATCTAAACAAGTTGGTGGTAAATTCCCTTGTCCAAGTGCTTCTATAATAAGACCATCCACTTCATTTTCGCTATGAAAATTTAATACATCATTATTCATACCC
The genomic region above belongs to Staphylococcus durrellii and contains:
- the ypdA gene encoding bacillithiol disulfide reductase YpdA, with the translated sequence MQTVESIIIGGGPCGLSAAIEQKKKGIETLVIEKGNVVEAIYNYPTHQTFFSSSDKLSIGDIPFIVEESKPRRNQALVYYREVVKHHQLNIHAFEEVLTVKKINNRFTITTTKDVYECRFLTVATGYYGQHNQLEVEGAELPKVKHYFKEAHPYFNQDVVIIGGKNSAVDAALELEKAGANVTVIYRGNEYPKAIKPWILPNFESLVRNEKIEMLFDTDVVKVTEETVVYEQNGQTYEISNDYVFAMIGYHPDYDFLESIGIEINTNDYGTAPVYNKETYETNIENCFIAGVIAAGNDANTIFIENGKYHGGIITQSILSKKQTPLET